One genomic segment of Pseudomonadota bacterium includes these proteins:
- a CDS encoding DUF4411 family protein gives MPYLLDANVFIQAKNLHYGFDFCPAFWDWLQKANGTGTLFSIEKVGGELLAGTDTLSVWADLQGDGFFVPPDNSVIPALTTVSTWATTQRYEPAAVATFLQVADYWLVAHALAHSFTVVTHEVPAESARKIKIPNACLGLGIHFVTPYEMLRREQARFVLGS, from the coding sequence ATGCCGTACTTGCTGGACGCAAACGTCTTCATACAGGCCAAGAACCTGCACTACGGGTTCGACTTCTGTCCGGCGTTTTGGGACTGGCTCCAGAAAGCAAACGGGACCGGCACACTATTCAGTATCGAGAAAGTCGGCGGCGAACTGTTGGCGGGCACGGACACGTTGTCGGTATGGGCAGATCTGCAGGGCGATGGGTTCTTTGTTCCACCCGATAATTCGGTCATTCCTGCGTTGACTACGGTGAGTACATGGGCCACTACGCAGAGGTACGAACCAGCTGCAGTCGCTACGTTCTTGCAGGTCGCAGACTATTGGTTGGTCGCGCATGCCTTGGCACATAGCTTCACCGTTGTGACGCATGAAGTGCCGGCCGAGAGCGCTCGGAAGATCAAGATACCGAACGCCTGTCTGGGGTTGGGAATTCATTTCGTCACGCCGTACGAGATGCTGCGGCGTGAACAGGCGAGGTTCGTGTTAGGGAGTTGA
- a CDS encoding zinc ribbon domain-containing protein, translating to MALIACSECGKEISEKAPTCPGCGAPAKPAAMAPARPEEKTKRKTSPVAWAALVLLIGAGVWYTQTREYKEQTLPPIPVAIHHRAALLGSGQVLQVTNTSDAPLAAAVTLSNPSTQLSKSFQLTLKAKETKEIGHMEGWSLSPGDQIQVFNASFQSWNGSL from the coding sequence ATGGCCCTGATTGCATGTTCTGAGTGTGGCAAGGAAATTTCTGAGAAGGCGCCAACGTGCCCAGGATGCGGCGCGCCCGCGAAACCTGCCGCAATGGCTCCAGCGCGTCCGGAAGAAAAAACAAAGCGAAAGACCAGCCCTGTCGCTTGGGCAGCGCTCGTCCTATTGATTGGTGCCGGTGTTTGGTACACCCAAACGCGGGAGTACAAGGAGCAGACGCTTCCACCAATTCCAGTGGCGATCCACCATCGCGCGGCGTTGCTCGGCTCGGGTCAAGTTCTTCAGGTGACGAATACTTCGGACGCGCCGCTCGCCGCCGCCGTGACACTGTCCAACCCTTCGACGCAGCTCTCCAAGTCGTTCCAACTCACGCTCAAGGCCAAAGAAACCAAAGAGATTGGCCACATGGAAGGATGGTCGCTTTCTCCGGGCGATCAAATCCAAGTCTTCAATGCGTCCTTTCAAAGTTGGAACGGCTCGCTGTAA
- a CDS encoding M48 family metalloprotease: protein MQAMLRQPLVAVLISLLLPLAAAAQTSRTPQVIQAVLREPIPTKALDRAREADDQIMQQGMVGDTRVYLVTDVRLQHVNEIVNRLLTAMGQERGQWQVRVLDTKPAVSNAFVTGGRYIYVFTGFLAEAQSDDEIALVLGHEIGHSMLKHILREEEDPWAQLAKIVTVIGAAKGSGSTWSAIGAGLQATHSQADELEADAIGTAIAWRAGYNAIRGANFFTRAVRASDDMWADASAQLKTMEADALQARTKCTQLVGSWKAGQIEQSTNNQNVVNSTCADAERKRLAYNNFNSQYAISQSQDQLNKLTSTHPEPQARISAIASGLDALEDRRDVSSIKIYPNLYNVLMGLYLEKSILLERPLAVAAAATSNAVADSRGTGTASLKLRLEQLKEAFEAGLITPTEYEAQRKEILGHL from the coding sequence ATGCAAGCAATGCTTAGACAACCTTTAGTCGCCGTCCTGATATCCCTGCTGCTGCCGCTGGCCGCCGCGGCACAAACATCTCGGACTCCACAAGTCATACAGGCGGTACTGCGCGAACCGATTCCCACCAAGGCGCTGGATCGCGCTCGTGAGGCCGACGATCAAATCATGCAGCAAGGCATGGTAGGCGACACCCGGGTCTACCTGGTCACAGACGTTCGACTCCAGCACGTCAATGAGATCGTAAACAGGCTCCTTACAGCTATGGGTCAGGAGCGCGGCCAGTGGCAGGTGCGCGTGCTCGACACGAAGCCCGCTGTGTCCAACGCCTTTGTGACCGGAGGCAGATACATCTACGTTTTCACCGGCTTCCTCGCCGAGGCGCAGAGCGATGATGAGATCGCGCTTGTGCTCGGCCACGAGATTGGCCATTCCATGCTCAAGCACATATTGCGAGAAGAGGAGGACCCGTGGGCCCAGCTCGCCAAAATCGTGACAGTCATCGGCGCCGCGAAAGGCTCAGGCTCGACCTGGAGCGCGATCGGCGCAGGCCTGCAGGCAACGCACAGCCAGGCGGACGAACTCGAAGCCGACGCCATTGGCACGGCGATCGCCTGGCGCGCCGGATACAACGCAATCCGTGGCGCAAATTTTTTCACACGCGCGGTGCGCGCCTCGGATGACATGTGGGCGGACGCGAGCGCTCAGCTGAAGACAATGGAGGCGGACGCCTTGCAGGCCCGAACCAAGTGCACTCAACTCGTCGGCTCCTGGAAGGCGGGGCAAATTGAGCAGAGCACCAACAATCAAAATGTTGTGAATAGCACGTGCGCTGATGCCGAGCGGAAGCGCTTGGCATACAACAACTTCAATTCCCAATATGCGATCAGTCAATCCCAAGACCAGTTGAACAAACTGACTTCAACGCATCCGGAGCCGCAAGCGCGCATTTCCGCGATTGCGTCGGGCTTGGATGCTCTCGAGGATCGGCGCGACGTGAGCTCAATCAAGATCTACCCGAATCTGTACAACGTGCTGATGGGCTTGTATCTCGAGAAAAGCATCTTGCTCGAACGTCCACTCGCGGTCGCCGCGGCTGCAACATCGAACGCGGTGGCTGACTCGCGCGGCACCGGAACAGCTTCGCTAAAGCTTCGGCTCGAACAGCTCAAAGAGGCTTTTGAGGCCGGATTGATCACTCCGACAGAGTACGAAGCGCAGCGCAAGGAAATACTCGGACACCTGTAA
- a CDS encoding ImmA/IrrE family metallo-endopeptidase, translating into MPPIMRVAVNPDLLRWARTRAQLEVPELEARFPKLSQWESREVEPTLKQLENFARATHAPIGYFFLSEPPAEPLPIPDFRTMAGRSVVRPSPNLLDTIYVCQERQSWYREFAQVTGQPVLPFVGTVTTRTPTREAAAQLRATLGFNIDERRDCPTWTEALRRFIDQADRTGVLVMVSGVVLNNNRRHLDPDEFRGFALADDQAPLVFINGADSKAAQMFTLAHELAHIWLKASALSDSTAASIPAATNQNEVETWCNQVAAELLVPLDVFRAELVAGEELRQTLDRLARRFKVSTLVILRRLLDVGRLTNAAFFAAYREEIARIAEIVRGSGGDFYRTTIARVSRRFARALIESTLEGRTLYRDAFRMLGIAKTETFNEFGRSLNFPL; encoded by the coding sequence ATGCCACCCATCATGCGCGTAGCTGTCAATCCGGATCTTCTTCGCTGGGCGCGAACGCGCGCTCAGCTCGAGGTTCCAGAGCTCGAAGCTCGCTTTCCCAAGCTGAGCCAATGGGAGAGCCGAGAGGTCGAGCCGACGCTTAAACAGTTGGAGAATTTCGCGCGGGCAACCCACGCACCGATCGGCTATTTCTTTCTTTCGGAGCCACCCGCTGAACCGCTGCCTATTCCAGATTTCCGCACTATGGCGGGACGTTCCGTTGTGCGGCCTAGTCCGAATCTCCTCGACACTATCTATGTCTGCCAGGAACGTCAGTCTTGGTATCGAGAGTTCGCTCAGGTCACGGGCCAACCAGTGCTGCCTTTCGTTGGGACTGTCACGACGCGGACGCCAACCAGGGAAGCTGCCGCGCAGCTGCGCGCCACTCTAGGATTCAATATCGACGAACGTCGCGATTGTCCGACGTGGACGGAGGCGCTTAGGCGCTTTATCGATCAGGCTGACCGCACGGGTGTGCTCGTGATGGTCAGCGGTGTGGTCCTCAACAACAATCGACGCCATCTTGATCCTGATGAATTTCGGGGGTTCGCACTCGCTGACGACCAGGCGCCGCTAGTGTTCATCAACGGCGCCGACTCCAAGGCAGCGCAGATGTTCACGCTGGCTCACGAGCTTGCCCACATCTGGCTGAAGGCCTCTGCGTTGTCGGATAGCACGGCAGCTTCGATTCCTGCTGCGACGAATCAAAACGAAGTTGAGACGTGGTGCAATCAAGTCGCTGCCGAATTGCTAGTGCCTCTCGATGTGTTCCGAGCGGAGCTTGTCGCCGGCGAAGAATTGCGGCAGACCTTGGATCGGCTCGCGCGACGCTTCAAGGTCAGCACTCTCGTTATTCTTCGTCGGCTGTTGGACGTTGGGCGATTGACGAATGCGGCCTTCTTCGCGGCATACCGCGAAGAGATCGCGCGCATCGCTGAGATCGTGCGCGGTAGCGGCGGCGATTTCTATCGAACCACCATCGCCAGAGTCAGCAGGCGTTTCGCTCGCGCCTTGATCGAAAGCACCTTGGAGGGTCGAACTCTCTACCGCGATGCCTTCCGAATGCTGGGGATCGCGAAAACAGAAACCTTCAATGAATTTGGCCGCAGCCTGAATTTCCCTCTCTAA